A stretch of the Chthoniobacterales bacterium genome encodes the following:
- a CDS encoding pyridoxal phosphate-dependent aminotransferase, with amino-acid sequence MQLSSRVETLTPSLTLAIDSKAKAMKAEGIDVCGFGAGEPDFDTPDHIKAAAQAAIETGFTKYTPSSGIPELREAISQKFAADNGLNYKPSQIIVSNGAKQSCYNAILATCEPGDEVIIPAPYWLSYPEMVRLAGAEPVIVPTTEENNWKITAEQFEDAMTPKTKMIILNTPGNPTGSVYTKEELRKISEVAAEEEIYILSDEIYEKLVYDGAEHVSIASLTPEAYDLTITVNGFSKAYSMTGWRLGYLGAPEPIAKVIDSLQSHSTSNPCSFSQKGGLAALKGDQQCVVDMREEFNIRREYIYGRLNSITGITAVKPLGAFYVLANISALGLNSTNFADRLLSKANVAVVPGIAFGDDRTVRLSYATSMDIIKKGLDRIEDFAKTL; translated from the coding sequence ATGCAACTCTCTTCCCGCGTAGAAACGCTCACTCCCTCGCTTACCCTCGCCATCGACAGCAAGGCGAAGGCGATGAAGGCCGAAGGCATCGACGTCTGCGGCTTCGGCGCTGGCGAGCCCGACTTCGATACGCCCGACCACATCAAGGCCGCCGCCCAGGCCGCCATCGAGACCGGCTTCACGAAATACACGCCCAGCTCCGGCATTCCCGAGCTCCGCGAGGCCATCTCGCAGAAGTTCGCCGCCGATAACGGCCTCAACTACAAGCCGAGCCAGATCATCGTCAGCAACGGTGCGAAGCAGAGCTGCTACAACGCCATTCTCGCCACCTGCGAGCCCGGCGACGAGGTCATCATTCCCGCTCCCTACTGGCTGAGCTATCCCGAGATGGTCCGCCTCGCCGGCGCCGAGCCCGTGATCGTTCCCACCACCGAGGAGAACAACTGGAAGATCACGGCCGAGCAGTTCGAAGACGCGATGACGCCCAAGACCAAGATGATCATCCTGAACACCCCGGGCAACCCGACGGGCTCCGTCTACACGAAGGAGGAGCTTCGCAAGATCAGCGAAGTCGCCGCCGAGGAAGAAATCTACATTCTCTCCGACGAGATCTACGAAAAGCTCGTCTATGATGGCGCCGAGCACGTCTCGATCGCCTCGCTCACGCCCGAAGCCTACGACCTCACGATCACCGTGAACGGCTTCAGCAAGGCCTACTCCATGACCGGATGGCGCCTCGGCTACCTCGGCGCGCCCGAGCCGATCGCGAAGGTCATCGATTCGCTCCAGAGCCACAGCACGTCGAACCCCTGCTCGTTCTCGCAGAAGGGCGGCCTCGCCGCACTCAAGGGCGACCAGCAGTGCGTCGTCGACATGCGCGAGGAGTTCAACATCCGCCGCGAATACATCTACGGCCGCCTGAACAGCATTACCGGCATCACCGCCGTGAAGCCGCTCGGCGCCTTCTACGTCCTCGCGAACATCAGCGCCCTCGGCCTGAACTCGACGAACTTCGCGGACCGCCTCCTCAGCAAGGCCAACGTCGCCGTCGTGCCCGGCATCGCCTTCGGCGACGACCGCACCGTGCGCCTGAGCTACGCGACGAGCATGGACATCATCAAGAAGGGCCTCGACCGCATCGAAGACTTCGCCAAGACGCTGTAG
- a CDS encoding class I SAM-dependent methyltransferase, with protein MPTPLSDDEPEQAREFFSYWVIFRKILEFNGLHHREAYAAIGQAFADHGRPFSLLDLGVGDGEWTVGALAGKSFSHYRAVDLSATALRLVEEYAVSLRGEKSFVQADLFDYLRESSDIFDIILIGLNLHHFPRGDKRQLLPKIRQLIAPGGRLLLFEAISRPGETRGDTLLRWWEVVRVRWAALDPEELAKVRDHAFAYDYAESLETYAEMLAAAGFRESRVLFTDPDELYAVIEAKV; from the coding sequence ATGCCGACGCCGCTTTCCGACGACGAGCCCGAGCAGGCGAGGGAGTTTTTCTCCTACTGGGTGATCTTTCGAAAGATTCTCGAGTTCAATGGCCTGCATCATCGCGAGGCCTATGCGGCAATCGGGCAGGCTTTCGCAGATCACGGGAGGCCGTTCTCGCTCCTCGATCTTGGCGTCGGCGATGGGGAATGGACCGTAGGGGCGCTCGCCGGCAAATCATTCTCGCACTACCGGGCAGTGGATCTCTCGGCGACGGCGCTACGCCTCGTCGAGGAATATGCCGTTTCGCTGCGGGGCGAGAAGAGCTTCGTGCAGGCGGACCTGTTCGATTATCTGCGCGAGTCGAGCGACATCTTCGACATCATCCTGATTGGACTGAACCTCCACCACTTCCCTCGGGGGGACAAACGGCAGCTTCTTCCGAAAATTCGCCAGCTCATCGCGCCCGGGGGACGGCTGCTTCTCTTCGAGGCCATCTCGCGGCCCGGAGAAACGCGCGGCGACACGTTGCTGCGCTGGTGGGAGGTCGTTCGCGTGCGGTGGGCCGCGCTCGACCCCGAGGAACTTGCGAAGGTGCGGGATCATGCCTTTGCCTACGACTACGCGGAGTCCCTGGAGACCTATGCGGAGATGCTCGCCGCCGCGGGATTCCGCGAGTCTCGCGTGCTGTTCACGGACCCCGACGAGCTCTATGCCGTGATTGAGGCGAAAGTTTGA
- the modA gene encoding molybdate ABC transporter substrate-binding protein: MRLLLAVAALLSFSNLLRASEVHVFAAASLTDALKALAPAYAAKSGNRLVFNLAGSNALARQIQAGAPADVFFSADEIQMDRLAKAGFVDVSSRRDLLSNTLVIVVPPDGPAALDPAALARTSVKRVALADPKSVPAGVYAREYLTKLGLWKAIEPKVVPTENVRAALAAVESGNVEAGIVYRTDAAISKAARTAFEVPRAEGPKIAYPAAIVSGAENAAAAKDFLDYLASAEGMAVFQKFGFLPVGG; the protein is encoded by the coding sequence ATGAGACTCCTCCTTGCCGTCGCTGCGCTTCTCTCGTTTTCGAACCTGCTTCGCGCCTCGGAAGTTCATGTCTTCGCCGCGGCCAGCCTCACCGATGCCCTGAAGGCGCTTGCGCCTGCCTATGCGGCTAAATCCGGGAACAGGCTGGTCTTCAATCTCGCGGGCTCGAACGCTCTCGCCCGGCAGATTCAGGCCGGCGCGCCGGCGGACGTCTTTTTTTCCGCGGACGAAATCCAGATGGATCGGCTGGCGAAGGCTGGCTTCGTTGACGTTTCCAGTCGCCGGGATCTGCTCTCGAATACGCTCGTCATCGTCGTTCCCCCGGATGGCCCCGCTGCCCTCGATCCCGCCGCCCTGGCCCGGACCTCGGTCAAACGCGTCGCCCTGGCGGATCCAAAAAGTGTGCCGGCCGGCGTCTACGCGCGCGAATACCTGACAAAGCTCGGGCTCTGGAAGGCGATCGAACCCAAGGTTGTGCCCACCGAAAACGTGCGCGCCGCGCTCGCGGCGGTGGAATCCGGCAACGTCGAGGCGGGTATCGTTTACCGCACCGACGCCGCCATTTCCAAGGCGGCGCGAACGGCCTTCGAGGTGCCGCGCGCCGAAGGTCCGAAGATCGCTTACCCCGCGGCGATCGTGTCCGGTGCCGAGAATGCCGCTGCCGCGAAGGATTTCCTCGACTATCTCGCGTCCGCCGAGGGGATGGCCGTTTTTCAGAAGTTTGGATTTCTTCCCGTCGGGGGCTAG
- a CDS encoding 50S ribosomal protein L11 methyltransferase: MKRMKNPQASPGNVALWRWSRMTSEKWEDAWQERLQFLGPGRAAFIGWPGSRSVRIEAFVDEKTARKLVKEFGGKVTKARDWIADPERPRKPLRIRGRLTVHGDAESFAARKPGSTGILVPAGMAFGTGDHATTASVLRMLCDLAPEMPPGWRAIDAGCGSGILALGAVALGAASVEAFDYDEGCVRITKANARANKVRSIDTAVADVLQWQPTARVEIVMANLFSDLLIKAAPRLKRATKAHGWLLFSGVLRTQLAEVIAAFEKLDFVVERTVVRGKWSAGRLRRK, encoded by the coding sequence ATGAAGCGCATGAAGAATCCGCAGGCCTCCCCGGGCAATGTCGCCCTCTGGCGATGGTCGCGAATGACCTCGGAAAAATGGGAGGACGCGTGGCAGGAGCGCCTGCAATTCCTCGGCCCCGGCCGCGCCGCCTTCATTGGCTGGCCCGGCTCGCGCAGCGTGCGCATCGAAGCCTTCGTCGACGAGAAGACCGCCCGGAAGCTCGTGAAGGAATTCGGCGGCAAGGTCACGAAAGCGCGGGATTGGATTGCCGATCCCGAGCGTCCGCGGAAACCGCTGCGCATCCGCGGTCGGCTCACCGTCCATGGCGACGCCGAGAGCTTCGCCGCGCGAAAGCCCGGCTCGACCGGCATTCTCGTGCCCGCAGGGATGGCCTTCGGCACGGGCGACCACGCGACCACCGCGAGCGTGCTGCGCATGCTCTGCGATCTCGCCCCGGAGATGCCCCCGGGCTGGCGCGCGATCGACGCCGGCTGCGGCAGCGGCATTCTGGCCCTCGGCGCCGTGGCGCTCGGCGCGGCGAGCGTGGAGGCCTTCGACTACGACGAGGGCTGCGTGCGCATCACGAAGGCAAACGCTCGCGCGAACAAGGTTCGCTCGATCGATACGGCCGTCGCCGACGTGCTCCAATGGCAGCCGACCGCGCGTGTGGAGATCGTCATGGCGAATCTCTTCAGCGACCTGCTCATCAAGGCCGCGCCGCGCCTGAAGCGGGCCACGAAGGCCCATGGCTGGCTGCTTTTTTCCGGCGTGCTGCGGACGCAGCTGGCCGAGGTGATCGCCGCCTTCGAAAAGCTCGATTTCGTGGTCGAACGCACCGTCGTGCGCGGCAAGTGGTCCGCCGGACGCCTGCGGCGGAAATGA
- the modB gene encoding molybdate ABC transporter permease subunit, producing the protein MVESDAQLFWFTLLAATLAVLLNLGPGVALAWLLARKSWPGKALVETCVVLPLVIPPVATGLILLELLGRRGPIGRWLHQWGVDVVFTWKAVVIAMAVMSFPLLVRGARLAFESVNPRLERVAASLGASPSRIFATITLPLAFRGILAGVVLAFARALGEFGATILVAGNIPGLTTTLSTAIYSDIQLGHDGHAWGLLAISVVLAFGAVAWSEWLLRKRPIHG; encoded by the coding sequence ATGGTGGAGTCCGACGCGCAGCTCTTCTGGTTCACTCTCCTTGCGGCGACACTTGCCGTGCTTCTGAATCTCGGACCCGGTGTGGCGCTGGCCTGGCTGCTCGCGCGCAAGTCCTGGCCCGGAAAGGCGCTCGTCGAGACCTGCGTCGTGCTGCCATTGGTGATTCCGCCCGTCGCCACGGGCCTCATCCTGCTCGAGCTGCTCGGGCGTCGCGGGCCGATCGGGCGCTGGCTGCACCAGTGGGGCGTGGATGTCGTCTTCACTTGGAAGGCCGTGGTCATTGCGATGGCGGTGATGTCTTTTCCGTTGCTCGTGCGCGGCGCGAGGCTGGCGTTCGAGTCGGTGAACCCGCGGCTGGAGAGGGTGGCCGCGTCGCTCGGCGCCTCACCATCGCGCATCTTTGCCACGATCACGCTGCCGCTGGCGTTTCGCGGGATTCTTGCCGGCGTCGTGCTTGCCTTCGCGCGCGCGTTGGGAGAGTTCGGCGCGACCATTCTCGTCGCGGGAAATATTCCCGGACTCACCACGACGCTGTCGACGGCCATCTACAGTGACATCCAGCTTGGCCACGACGGCCACGCGTGGGGGCTGCTCGCCATCTCGGTCGTCCTCGCCTTCGGCGCCGTCGCGTGGAGCGAGTGGCTCCTCCGCAAACGCCCCATTCACGGATGA
- a CDS encoding PEP-CTERM sorting domain-containing protein, with translation MKSLLLIVPILVTLAGPLCAQHSHLNAGIIDANHNGIADAGERLAFVNGATFNTASGYALSLTWKTTGDYAGTFSGNLTFTALAATPDRGGPEADHAALGSHIVVQLVSVSGPTGGTFSFWEDNAVSPTISLGVGAASSPTMRWDLSENNALPGDDPFGHVHGRQFSVDQAGTYTATFQLFDTSTNGPGGGPLHAASDTFQMSFVAVPEPGVLALFAIGAVGAILGGRLRRRS, from the coding sequence ATGAAATCTCTTCTTCTCATCGTCCCGATCCTCGTCACCCTCGCCGGCCCGCTGTGCGCCCAGCACAGCCACCTCAACGCCGGCATCATCGACGCAAATCACAACGGCATCGCCGACGCCGGCGAGCGACTCGCCTTCGTCAACGGCGCGACATTCAACACCGCATCGGGCTACGCGCTCTCGCTGACGTGGAAGACCACCGGCGACTATGCCGGAACCTTCAGCGGCAACCTCACTTTCACCGCGCTCGCGGCGACTCCCGACCGCGGCGGCCCCGAGGCCGACCATGCCGCGCTCGGCTCGCATATCGTCGTGCAACTCGTGTCCGTAAGCGGACCGACCGGCGGCACGTTTTCGTTTTGGGAGGACAACGCCGTCAGCCCGACGATCAGTCTCGGCGTCGGTGCAGCCTCGTCCCCGACGATGCGCTGGGACCTCAGCGAAAACAACGCCCTGCCCGGCGACGATCCCTTTGGCCACGTCCACGGCCGGCAATTCAGCGTCGATCAGGCCGGCACTTACACGGCGACTTTCCAGCTCTTCGACACTTCGACGAACGGACCCGGCGGTGGCCCGCTCCACGCCGCCAGCGACACGTTCCAGATGAGCTTCGTCGCCGTGCCCGAGCCAGGCGTGCTCGCGCTCTTTGCAATCGGCGCGGTTGGCGCGATCTTGGGAGGCCGCCTTCGTCGGCGGTCGTAA
- a CDS encoding Xaa-Pro peptidase family protein, protein MPRSNPSRLIVAASESNADQLYATGFHVPDAFAFVASGGRTAVLLSNLEVDRGRRQARVDAVEAYADYEALVRRKKKADSTFAEVVAAFAKKHRAARPLVPADFPCGLAAALAKAGVTVRPVEGHFWPEREIKTPAEVRAITAAIRITEIGLERAVEILRACTIRKDRKLDWNGIVLTAERLRAELESAMLFAGGFATNNSIVAGGEQACDPHERGHGPLKAHELIILDIFPRAAKSGFYGDLTRTVVRGRATDAQRRLWETCLEGQRQSLRALRPGAAGLAIQDGVREFFTASGYPTEQRKGRWQGFFHGLGHGLGLELHEEPRIARTTLRPGQVFTVEPGIYVPGIGGVRHEDVVVITERGHRVLSRFPKPLEI, encoded by the coding sequence GTGCCTCGAAGCAATCCCAGCCGTCTCATTGTCGCCGCGAGCGAATCGAATGCCGATCAGCTCTACGCCACCGGCTTTCACGTCCCCGATGCCTTCGCGTTCGTCGCGTCCGGCGGGCGCACCGCCGTTCTACTGAGCAATCTCGAGGTCGATCGCGGGCGGCGGCAGGCGCGCGTGGATGCGGTGGAGGCGTATGCGGATTACGAGGCTCTCGTGCGTCGTAAGAAGAAGGCGGACTCGACATTCGCCGAGGTCGTCGCGGCCTTTGCGAAAAAGCACCGGGCGGCGCGCCCGCTCGTGCCGGCCGATTTTCCCTGCGGTCTTGCGGCTGCGCTCGCGAAGGCGGGAGTGACCGTGCGCCCGGTCGAGGGCCATTTCTGGCCGGAGCGCGAAATCAAAACGCCGGCCGAAGTTCGCGCGATCACCGCGGCGATCCGCATCACGGAGATTGGCCTCGAACGCGCGGTGGAAATTTTGCGGGCCTGCACGATCCGGAAGGATCGGAAGCTGGACTGGAACGGCATCGTCCTCACCGCCGAGCGGCTGCGCGCCGAGCTGGAATCCGCGATGCTTTTCGCCGGCGGCTTCGCCACGAACAATTCGATCGTCGCCGGAGGTGAGCAGGCCTGCGACCCGCATGAACGCGGGCACGGGCCGCTCAAGGCCCACGAACTCATCATTCTCGATATTTTTCCGCGGGCTGCGAAGAGCGGGTTCTACGGCGACCTCACGCGCACCGTCGTTCGCGGCAGGGCGACCGACGCCCAGCGGCGGTTGTGGGAGACGTGTCTGGAGGGTCAGCGCCAGTCGCTGCGCGCGTTGCGACCCGGCGCGGCCGGTCTCGCGATCCAGGATGGTGTCCGCGAATTTTTCACCGCGAGCGGATATCCCACCGAGCAACGAAAGGGTCGCTGGCAGGGCTTTTTTCACGGCCTCGGGCATGGTCTTGGTCTGGAACTGCACGAGGAGCCGCGCATCGCACGGACGACGCTGCGACCGGGCCAGGTCTTCACGGTCGAGCCGGGAATCTACGTGCCGGGCATCGGCGGCGTGCGGCACGAGGATGTCGTCGTGATCACCGAGCGCGGCCACCGAGTGCTCAGTCGCTTTCCGAAACCTTTGGAAATCTGA
- a CDS encoding prepilin-type N-terminal cleavage/methylation domain-containing protein: MKRHPSRRGFTLVEILATMAVSALLAGLAFAGWQRTFLAGKNTQCLANLRAIGVAAAAYSSDNDGALPATAHQRDSWIASLQPYLGTKKPYRCPLDPNPRRVSSYAINDALTPRARGPNFSRRQNIPRPAATMFMAETADSFSGGDHFHFFDEETGEFVLVSMPGELGPIRHSLGSNYLFVDGHVETLTHRELNQRLREADSAFINPNP, encoded by the coding sequence TTGAAAAGACATCCTTCCCGGCGAGGCTTCACCCTCGTCGAGATCCTCGCGACCATGGCGGTCTCGGCCCTGCTGGCCGGGCTCGCGTTTGCTGGCTGGCAACGCACATTCCTCGCCGGCAAGAACACCCAGTGCCTCGCCAACCTCCGCGCGATCGGCGTGGCGGCGGCAGCGTATTCCTCGGACAACGACGGCGCGCTGCCCGCGACCGCGCACCAGCGCGATTCGTGGATCGCTTCGCTCCAGCCGTATCTCGGCACGAAGAAGCCCTACCGATGCCCGCTGGATCCCAATCCTCGACGAGTCTCCAGCTACGCGATCAACGACGCGCTCACCCCGCGCGCCAGAGGGCCGAACTTCTCGCGCCGACAGAACATTCCGCGCCCCGCGGCCACGATGTTCATGGCCGAGACCGCGGACAGTTTCTCGGGCGGCGATCACTTCCATTTCTTCGATGAAGAAACCGGGGAGTTCGTCCTCGTGAGCATGCCCGGCGAGCTCGGGCCGATCCGCCATTCGCTCGGGTCGAACTACCTCTTCGTGGACGGCCACGTCGAGACCCTCACCCACCGGGAGCTGAACCAGCGTCTCCGGGAGGCCGACTCCGCCTTCATCAATCCCAATCCCTGA
- a CDS encoding superoxide dismutase yields the protein MITRRHALRTAFAASTTLAIPAFLGRAADATPPPAAAAPAPTGPFKLPPLPYAYDALEPHIDARTMQIHHDKHHAGYVAKLNAAVADFPEVGNRPIEELIRNLDAVPEKIRKAVRNQGGGHYNHSIWWPMMKKNGGGEPTGALAEAITKKFGSFAEFQKKFSAEAGSIFGSGWAWLVVGDDGLAIETTANQDNPISKGAYPVLGIDVWEHAYYLKQQNKRADYITAWWNVVDWDHAGERFAKAGA from the coding sequence ATGATCACTCGTCGTCACGCCCTTCGCACCGCCTTCGCCGCCAGCACCACCCTCGCGATTCCCGCGTTCCTCGGTCGCGCCGCGGATGCCACGCCGCCCCCGGCGGCCGCCGCTCCCGCACCGACCGGCCCGTTCAAGCTGCCGCCGCTCCCCTATGCCTACGATGCGCTCGAGCCCCACATCGACGCCCGCACGATGCAGATCCACCACGACAAACATCACGCCGGCTACGTCGCGAAGCTCAACGCCGCCGTGGCCGACTTCCCCGAAGTCGGCAACAGGCCGATCGAGGAGCTCATCCGCAACCTCGACGCCGTGCCAGAAAAAATCCGCAAGGCCGTCCGCAATCAGGGCGGCGGTCACTACAACCACTCGATCTGGTGGCCGATGATGAAGAAGAACGGCGGCGGCGAGCCGACGGGCGCACTGGCCGAGGCCATCACGAAGAAGTTCGGCAGCTTTGCCGAGTTCCAGAAAAAGTTCTCCGCCGAGGCAGGCAGCATTTTCGGCAGCGGCTGGGCGTGGCTCGTGGTCGGTGACGACGGGCTCGCCATCGAGACCACCGCGAACCAGGACAACCCGATCTCCAAGGGCGCCTACCCCGTCCTCGGCATCGACGTCTGGGAGCACGCCTACTATCTCAAGCAGCAGAACAAGCGGGCCGATTACATCACCGCGTGGTGGAACGTCGTCGACTGGGACCACGCTGGCGAACGCTTCGCGAAGGCCGGAGCCTGA
- a CDS encoding nucleoside-diphosphate kinase, with the protein MAEELAYAIITPYSIRKSRTGGIVSRLLSRSGLELVAGRMFAPGRELVEAYAETIVTETEPRHRRTQELIREYVLANLAPNAEGKRRRALLLILRGEDAVAKVLSVAGHIVHETTAGETIRDTYGDYFADGDTVHYFEPAVLAAPNRETAEANLRLWASHSDTDGGILEGIVPYPAGSEVQKTLVLIKPDNFRFPNARPGGVIDLFSRTGLSIIGFKVHHMSVAQAEEFYGPVLAVLETVMRESTGRRARLAAEEELGCPLGDETEGKLGDLLGPIAGRAHWESIVQFMSGARPGQCPPEKRDTPGTEKCVALVYEGIDAVAKIRAVLGPTDPSKAPAGTIRREFGQSMMVNAAHASDSPENAAREFGIIRITENNLKPLVESHFASH; encoded by the coding sequence ATGGCCGAAGAGCTCGCATACGCAATCATTACGCCTTACTCGATTCGCAAATCGCGGACGGGCGGGATCGTTTCGCGGCTACTCTCCCGCTCCGGGCTCGAGCTCGTCGCCGGCCGGATGTTTGCTCCCGGCCGGGAACTCGTCGAGGCCTACGCGGAAACCATTGTCACGGAGACGGAACCCCGCCACCGCCGCACGCAGGAACTCATCCGCGAATACGTTCTCGCGAACCTTGCGCCGAATGCCGAGGGCAAGCGCCGCCGCGCGCTCCTGCTCATCCTCCGCGGCGAAGACGCCGTGGCCAAAGTCCTTTCCGTCGCCGGCCACATCGTTCACGAAACGACCGCCGGCGAAACCATTCGCGACACCTACGGCGACTATTTCGCCGACGGGGACACCGTCCACTATTTCGAGCCCGCCGTGCTCGCCGCACCAAATCGCGAGACGGCCGAGGCCAATCTCCGCCTCTGGGCGAGCCATTCCGACACCGACGGCGGCATCCTTGAGGGCATCGTGCCTTATCCCGCCGGCAGCGAGGTCCAGAAGACGCTCGTTCTCATCAAGCCGGACAATTTCCGCTTCCCGAACGCCCGCCCCGGCGGCGTGATCGATCTTTTTTCCCGCACCGGCCTGTCGATCATCGGCTTCAAGGTCCATCACATGAGCGTCGCACAGGCCGAGGAATTCTACGGCCCCGTGCTGGCCGTCCTCGAGACCGTGATGCGCGAGTCCACCGGCCGCCGTGCCCGCCTCGCCGCCGAGGAGGAACTCGGCTGCCCGCTGGGCGACGAGACCGAAGGGAAACTCGGCGACTTGCTCGGCCCGATCGCCGGCCGCGCGCACTGGGAAAGCATCGTCCAGTTCATGTCGGGCGCCCGCCCCGGCCAGTGTCCGCCGGAGAAGCGCGACACTCCCGGCACCGAAAAATGCGTCGCCCTCGTTTACGAAGGCATCGACGCCGTGGCCAAGATCCGCGCCGTGCTCGGCCCCACCGATCCTTCGAAGGCCCCCGCCGGCACCATCCGGCGCGAATTCGGCCAGTCCATGATGGTGAACGCCGCGCATGCCTCGGATTCGCCCGAAAATGCCGCGCGCGAGTTCGGCATCATTCGTATTACCGAAAACAATCTTAAACCGCTGGTTGAATCGCACTTCGCGAGCCACTAG
- a CDS encoding ATP-binding cassette domain-containing protein, whose translation MNLRLENIQLPLADFDLALDGEFDIRLLAILGPSGAGKTSLLEIIAGLRRPRSGRVLLDGEVLFDAARGVNLPARHRRIGYVPQDLALFPHLDVRANVTYGGESSSKKLAAICDAMEIGALLDRMPASLSGGEKQRVAFARAVSADPRLLLLDEPLSNLDQPLKERIFPYLQRMRDEFGVPMLYVTHSTLEADRLADRQLRMEAGRFVG comes from the coding sequence ATGAACCTGCGCCTCGAGAATATTCAGCTGCCGCTGGCGGACTTCGACCTCGCGCTCGATGGTGAGTTCGACATCCGCCTGCTCGCGATCCTCGGCCCTTCCGGTGCTGGCAAGACCTCGCTGCTGGAGATCATCGCCGGGTTGCGGCGTCCCCGCAGCGGACGCGTCCTGCTCGATGGCGAGGTCCTCTTCGACGCCGCGCGGGGTGTGAACCTGCCGGCGCGCCATCGTCGCATCGGCTACGTGCCGCAGGATCTGGCGCTGTTTCCGCATCTCGACGTCAGGGCCAACGTCACCTACGGCGGGGAAAGTTCGAGCAAGAAGCTTGCCGCGATTTGCGACGCGATGGAGATCGGCGCGCTGCTCGATCGGATGCCGGCGAGTCTTTCCGGGGGCGAGAAACAGCGCGTGGCCTTCGCCCGCGCGGTTTCCGCCGATCCGCGACTGCTCCTCCTCGACGAGCCGCTTTCGAATCTCGACCAGCCGCTCAAGGAGCGCATTTTTCCCTATCTGCAGCGGATGCGCGACGAGTTCGGTGTGCCGATGCTTTACGTCACCCATTCGACGCTCGAGGCGGATCGCCTGGCGGATCGTCAGTTGCGGATGGAGGCTGGACGATTCGTGGGGTGA
- a CDS encoding NUDIX hydrolase, translating into MRVPPGKKVAVKKAALRGGKEVSAMGWVEDAHGGVLMVKQLRGRKLWTLPGGKIGAMESVEAGLKREILEETSAHVIFASQMALFDRPAKRNITFLFRVTLKPDDVLKPRPREIAAVEYHAELPRDTSPSLRHFWKLMRH; encoded by the coding sequence ATGCGAGTGCCACCAGGGAAAAAAGTCGCCGTCAAGAAGGCCGCCTTACGCGGGGGCAAGGAAGTCTCGGCGATGGGTTGGGTGGAAGACGCCCACGGCGGCGTGCTGATGGTGAAGCAACTCCGCGGCCGGAAGCTCTGGACCCTGCCCGGCGGCAAGATCGGCGCCATGGAAAGCGTCGAGGCCGGCCTGAAGCGTGAGATTCTCGAGGAAACGAGCGCTCACGTGATCTTCGCCAGCCAGATGGCGCTCTTCGACCGTCCCGCCAAGCGGAACATCACCTTTCTCTTCCGCGTGACCCTCAAGCCCGACGACGTCCTGAAGCCGCGTCCTCGCGAGATCGCCGCGGTCGAATACCACGCCGAACTTCCGCGCGACACCTCGCCCTCGCTCCGGCATTTCTGGAAGCTCATGCGGCACTAG